One Pseudomonas rhizophila DNA window includes the following coding sequences:
- a CDS encoding glycosyl transferase family protein, producing MTDFPSLTLETPAEHPFAQFVRILGKGKRGARDLTREEARQAMGMVLDEQVEDTQLGAFLMLLRHKEESSEEMAGFTQALRERLQTPALAVDLDWPTYAGKKRHLPWYLLAAKCLGQNGVRIFMHGGGAHTAGRLYTEQLLGFLNIPLCRDWQQVGAALDDGGLAFMPLVDWAPQMQRMIDLRNTLGLRSPIHSLARILNPLGARCGLQSIFHPGYQAVHRDASGLLGDTTIVIKGDGGEVEINPDADSHLYGTRDGVSWDEEWPRLAEQRHVKPQSLDPEHLKAIWRGDVEDSYPQLALIATMALALRGLGLAREDALEQARQYWAARDRSI from the coding sequence ATGACCGACTTCCCATCGCTGACCCTTGAAACCCCGGCCGAACATCCGTTCGCCCAATTCGTGCGCATCCTCGGCAAAGGCAAGCGCGGCGCCCGTGACCTGACCCGCGAAGAAGCGCGGCAAGCCATGGGCATGGTGCTGGACGAGCAGGTTGAGGACACCCAACTCGGCGCCTTCCTGATGCTATTGCGGCACAAGGAAGAAAGCTCCGAAGAAATGGCCGGTTTCACCCAAGCCTTGCGTGAGCGCCTGCAGACCCCGGCGTTGGCGGTGGATCTGGACTGGCCGACCTACGCCGGCAAGAAGCGTCATTTACCGTGGTACCTGCTGGCGGCCAAATGCCTCGGGCAGAACGGTGTGCGGATTTTCATGCATGGCGGCGGCGCGCATACGGCGGGCCGGCTCTACACCGAGCAACTGCTTGGCTTCCTGAACATCCCTCTGTGCCGCGACTGGCAGCAAGTTGGCGCAGCGCTGGACGACGGTGGCCTGGCCTTCATGCCATTGGTGGACTGGGCACCGCAGATGCAACGGATGATCGACCTGCGCAACACCCTGGGCTTGCGTTCGCCGATCCATTCCCTGGCGCGGATCCTCAACCCCCTGGGCGCCCGTTGCGGGCTGCAAAGCATTTTCCATCCGGGCTACCAGGCGGTCCACCGCGATGCCAGCGGTTTGCTGGGAGACACCACCATCGTGATCAAGGGCGACGGTGGCGAGGTCGAGATCAACCCGGACGCCGACAGCCACCTGTATGGCACCCGCGACGGTGTGAGCTGGGATGAGGAATGGCCGCGACTGGCCGAACAGCGCCACGTCAAACCGCAAAGCCTCGACCCTGAGCACCTCAAAGCCATCTGGCGAGGCGATGTGGAAGACAGCTACCCGCAACTGGCGCTGATCGCCACCATGGCCCTGGCCTTGCGCGGCCTGGGTCTGGCTCGGGAAGACGCGTTAGAGCAAGCCCGCCAATACTGGGCCGCGCGGGATCGATCGATTTAA
- the serS gene encoding serine--tRNA ligase, which translates to MLDSKLLRSNLQDVADRLASRGFALDVARIEALEEQRKTVQTRTEALQAERNARSKSIGQAKQRGEDIAPLMADVERMAGELSAGKVELDAIQTELDSILLGIPNLPHESVPVGEDEDGNVEVRRWGTPKVFDFPVQDHVALGEKFGWLDFETAAKLSGARFALLRGPIARLHRALAQFMINLHVTEHGYEEAYTPYLVQAPALQGTGQLPKFEEDLFKISREGEADLYLIPTAEVSLTNIVAGEIVDAKQLPIKFVAHTPCFRSEAGASGRDTRGMIRQHQFDKVEMVQIVEPSVSMQALESLTANAEKVLQLLELPYRTLALCTGDMGFSAVKTYDLEVWIPSQDKYREISSCSNCGDFQARRMQARFRNPETGKPELVHTLNGSGLAVGRTLVAVLENYQQADGSIRVPEVLKPYMGGIEVIG; encoded by the coding sequence ATGCTCGATTCCAAACTGTTACGTAGCAACCTTCAGGACGTAGCGGACCGCCTGGCATCCCGTGGCTTCGCCCTGGACGTCGCGCGCATCGAAGCGCTGGAAGAACAGCGCAAGACCGTCCAGACCCGCACCGAAGCCCTGCAGGCTGAACGTAACGCGCGCTCCAAATCCATCGGTCAGGCCAAGCAGCGCGGCGAAGACATCGCACCGCTGATGGCCGATGTCGAGCGCATGGCGGGTGAGTTGAGTGCCGGCAAGGTCGAGCTGGACGCGATCCAGACCGAACTGGATTCGATCCTGCTGGGTATCCCCAACCTGCCGCATGAATCGGTCCCGGTCGGTGAAGACGAAGACGGCAACGTCGAAGTGCGCCGTTGGGGCACGCCCAAAGTCTTCGATTTCCCGGTGCAGGATCACGTCGCCCTGGGCGAGAAGTTCGGCTGGCTCGATTTCGAAACCGCCGCCAAGCTGTCGGGCGCCCGTTTTGCCTTGTTGCGCGGGCCGATTGCCCGTCTGCATCGCGCCCTGGCGCAGTTCATGATCAACCTGCACGTCACCGAGCACGGCTACGAAGAAGCCTACACGCCTTACCTGGTTCAGGCGCCAGCCTTGCAGGGCACTGGCCAGTTGCCGAAGTTCGAGGAAGACCTGTTCAAGATCAGCCGCGAAGGCGAGGCCGACCTGTACCTGATCCCTACCGCCGAAGTGTCGCTGACCAACATCGTCGCTGGCGAGATCGTCGACGCCAAGCAACTGCCCATCAAGTTCGTCGCCCACACACCGTGTTTCCGCAGTGAAGCCGGGGCATCGGGCCGTGATACCCGGGGCATGATCCGTCAGCATCAGTTCGACAAGGTCGAGATGGTGCAGATCGTCGAGCCCTCGGTGTCCATGCAAGCGCTGGAAAGCCTGACCGCCAACGCCGAGAAAGTCTTGCAACTGCTGGAGCTGCCATATCGCACCCTGGCGCTGTGCACCGGCGACATGGGCTTCAGTGCGGTGAAGACTTACGACCTGGAAGTCTGGATCCCGAGCCAGGACAAGTACCGCGAGATTTCTTCGTGCTCCAACTGTGGCGATTTCCAGGCCCGCCGCATGCAGGCGCGTTTCCGCAACCCGGAAACCGGCAAGCCGGAACTGGTCCACACTCTCAATGGCTCCGGCCTGGCCGTGGGCCGCACCCTGGTGGCGGTACTGGAAAACTACCAGCAGGCCGACGGTTCGATCCGTGTGCCCGAGGTGTTGAAGCCCTACATGGGCGGCATCGAGGTCATCGGCTAA
- a CDS encoding glutathione S-transferase family protein, protein MGLLVEGRWQDQWYESKDGTFQREQAQRRHWITADGSAGPTGDSGFAAESGRYHLYVSLACPWAHRTLIYRKLKGLQDLIDVSVVSYLMLENGWTFDKRHGSTGDKLDHLDFLHQRYTADTPHYTGRVTVPALWDKRQQRIVNNESAEIIRMFNSAFDGLTGNDLDLYPEHLRNDIDALNERIYPAVNNGVYRAGFATTQAAYEEAFDGLFTELDRLEALLQTRRYLAGEYLTEADIRLFTTIIRFDAVYFGHFKCNLRRIADYPNLSNWLRELYQWPGIAETVDFTHIQRHYYGSHKTINPNGIVPKGPEQDFRVAHDRERLSGKGIWRGVEN, encoded by the coding sequence ATGGGTTTGTTAGTCGAAGGTCGCTGGCAGGACCAGTGGTATGAAAGCAAAGACGGCACCTTCCAGCGTGAACAGGCGCAACGCCGCCATTGGATCACCGCCGACGGCAGCGCCGGCCCCACGGGCGACAGCGGATTTGCCGCCGAGTCCGGGCGCTACCATTTGTATGTATCCCTGGCCTGCCCCTGGGCCCACCGGACGCTGATCTATCGCAAGCTCAAAGGCCTGCAAGACCTGATCGATGTCTCGGTGGTCAGCTACCTGATGCTGGAAAACGGCTGGACCTTCGACAAGCGCCATGGCTCCACTGGCGACAAACTCGATCACCTGGATTTCCTGCACCAGCGCTACACCGCCGATACGCCGCACTACACCGGTCGCGTCACCGTGCCAGCGCTGTGGGACAAACGGCAACAACGCATCGTCAACAACGAATCAGCGGAAATCATCCGCATGTTCAACAGCGCCTTCGACGGCTTGACCGGAAACGACCTGGACCTCTACCCCGAGCACCTGCGCAACGATATCGATGCATTGAACGAACGCATTTATCCGGCAGTGAACAATGGCGTGTACCGCGCCGGGTTCGCCACCACTCAGGCGGCCTACGAAGAAGCGTTCGATGGTTTGTTCACTGAGCTGGACCGCTTGGAAGCATTGCTGCAAACCCGACGCTACCTGGCCGGTGAATACCTGACCGAAGCCGATATCCGCCTGTTCACCACCATCATCCGCTTTGACGCGGTGTATTTCGGCCATTTCAAATGCAACCTGCGGCGCATTGCGGATTATCCGAACCTGTCGAACTGGTTGCGGGAGTTGTACCAGTGGCCGGGGATTGCCGAGACTGTGGACTTCACCCATATCCAGCGCCATTACTACGGCAGCCACAAGACCATCAACCCCAACGGAATCGTGCCCAAGGGGCCGGAGCAGGACTTCAGGGTTGCCCATGATCGGGAGCGGTTGAGTGGGAAAGGGATTTGGCGGGGGGTTGAGAACTGA
- a CDS encoding replication-associated recombination protein A: MDLFRSAPIAQPLAARLRATNLDEYVGQEHVLARGKPLREALEQGVLHSMIFWGPPGVGKTTLARLLAEVSDAHFETVSAVLAGVKEIRQAVEVAKQQAGQYGKRTILFVDEVHRFNKSQQDAFLPYVEDGTLIFIGATTENPSFELNNALLSRARVYVLKSLDEAAMRKLVHRALTEERGLGKRQLSLSDEGFQILFSAADGDGRRLLNLLENASDLAEDNSEIGVELLQSLLGDTRRRFDKGGEAFYDQISALHKSIRGSNPDAALYWFARMIDGGCDPLYLARRVVRMASEDIGNADPRALSLCLAAWDVQERLGSPEGELAVAQAITYLACAPKSNAVYMGFKAAMRSATEHGSLEVPLHLRNAPTKLMKQLGYGDEYRYAHDEPDAYAAGEDYFPEELEPQPFYQPVPRGLELKIGEKLNHLAQLDRLSPRQRRKP; the protein is encoded by the coding sequence ATGGACCTGTTTCGAAGCGCCCCGATTGCCCAGCCATTGGCCGCCCGCCTGCGCGCGACCAACCTGGATGAGTACGTCGGCCAGGAACATGTGCTCGCCCGCGGCAAGCCTCTGCGCGAGGCCTTGGAGCAGGGTGTGTTGCACTCGATGATTTTCTGGGGCCCGCCGGGCGTGGGCAAGACCACCCTGGCGCGGTTGCTGGCCGAAGTCTCGGATGCCCATTTCGAAACGGTTTCGGCGGTGCTGGCCGGGGTCAAGGAAATCCGCCAGGCGGTGGAAGTCGCCAAGCAGCAGGCCGGGCAATACGGCAAGCGCACCATCCTGTTTGTCGATGAAGTGCACCGTTTCAACAAGTCGCAGCAGGACGCGTTCCTGCCCTACGTCGAAGACGGGACGCTGATCTTCATTGGCGCGACCACCGAAAACCCTTCGTTCGAACTCAATAACGCCTTGCTGTCCCGGGCGCGGGTCTATGTGCTCAAGAGCCTCGACGAGGCGGCGATGCGCAAGTTGGTGCACCGGGCGCTGACCGAGGAACGCGGCCTGGGCAAACGCCAGTTGAGCCTCAGCGACGAAGGCTTCCAGATCCTGTTTTCGGCCGCCGATGGCGATGGCCGGCGCTTGCTCAACCTGCTGGAAAACGCCTCGGACCTGGCCGAAGACAACAGCGAGATTGGCGTCGAACTGCTGCAAAGCCTGTTGGGCGATACCCGTAGACGCTTCGACAAGGGCGGTGAGGCGTTCTACGACCAGATTTCGGCGCTGCACAAATCCATCCGTGGCTCCAACCCCGACGCGGCCTTGTACTGGTTTGCGCGCATGATCGACGGCGGCTGCGATCCGCTGTACCTGGCGCGTCGAGTGGTACGCATGGCCAGCGAAGACATCGGCAATGCCGATCCCCGCGCCCTGAGCCTGTGCCTGGCCGCCTGGGATGTGCAGGAGCGCCTCGGCAGCCCGGAAGGCGAACTCGCCGTGGCCCAGGCCATCACCTACCTGGCTTGCGCGCCAAAGAGCAATGCGGTGTACATGGGCTTCAAGGCCGCGATGCGCAGCGCCACCGAGCATGGCTCCCTGGAAGTGCCGCTGCACCTGCGCAACGCGCCGACCAAACTGATGAAGCAATTGGGCTATGGCGATGAATACCGTTACGCTCACGACGAACCGGACGCCTATGCCGCCGGTGAAGACTATTTTCCCGAAGAACTCGAACCCCAGCCGTTCTATCAGCCGGTGCCCCGTGGCCTTGAACTGAAGATCGGCGAGAAACTCAATCATTTGGCACAACTGGACCGTCTGAGTCCAAGGCAGCGGAGAAAACCTTGA
- the tusB gene encoding sulfurtransferase complex subunit TusB, which produces MSTLHVLSHSPFGDSRFASCLRVLGEQDALLLCGDATYALRAATVPFAELQRRGLKLFVLGEDAQARALDIPQWAEAIDYPAFVALSLHHDKVNTWL; this is translated from the coding sequence ATGTCGACTTTGCATGTGTTGTCTCATTCCCCCTTCGGCGATAGCCGCTTCGCCAGTTGCCTGCGGGTACTGGGCGAGCAGGACGCACTGCTGCTGTGCGGCGACGCGACATACGCCTTGCGAGCCGCCACGGTGCCGTTTGCAGAACTGCAGCGCAGAGGCCTGAAGCTTTTCGTGCTTGGCGAAGACGCACAAGCCCGGGCCCTGGACATTCCGCAATGGGCCGAGGCCATCGACTACCCGGCGTTCGTCGCGCTGTCGCTCCACCATGACAAGGTCAACACCTGGTTATGA
- the cysG gene encoding siroheme synthase CysG — MDYLPLFHNLRGSRVLVVGGGEIALRKSRLLADAGALLRVVAPDIEPQLRELVSGSGGECILRGYVEADLDGCGLIIAATDDESLNAQVSADAHKRCVPVNVVDAPALCSVIFPAIVDRSPLVIAVSSGGDAPVLARLIRAKLETWIPSTYGQLAGLAARFRSQVKGLFPDVQQRRAFWEEVFQGPIADRQLAGQGAEAERLLREKIAGQAPNAPGEVYLVGAGPGDPDLLTFRALRLMQQADVVLYDRLVAPAILELCRRDAERIYVGKRRSEHAVPQEQINQQLVDLARQGKRVVRLKGGDPFIFGRGGEEIEELAAHGIPFQVVPGITAASGCAAYAGIPLTHRDYAQSVRFITGHLKDGTSDLPWADLVSPAQTLVFYMGLVGLPIICDELIKHGRAADTPAALIQQGTTSNQRVFTGTLADLPKLVAEHEVHAPTLVIVGEVVQLREKLAWFEGAQGQV; from the coding sequence ATGGACTATTTGCCACTGTTCCACAACCTGCGCGGCAGCCGCGTGCTGGTGGTCGGCGGCGGAGAGATTGCCTTGCGCAAGTCTCGCCTGCTGGCCGATGCCGGCGCGTTGTTGCGGGTGGTCGCACCCGATATCGAACCGCAGTTGCGGGAACTGGTCAGTGGCAGCGGCGGTGAATGCATCCTGCGTGGCTACGTGGAAGCGGACCTGGACGGCTGTGGCCTGATCATCGCCGCCACCGACGACGAATCGCTCAACGCCCAGGTGTCGGCCGACGCCCACAAGCGTTGCGTGCCGGTCAACGTGGTGGATGCGCCGGCCCTGTGCAGCGTGATCTTCCCGGCGATTGTCGACCGCTCGCCGCTGGTGATCGCGGTGTCCAGCGGCGGCGATGCGCCGGTGCTGGCGCGGTTGATCCGGGCCAAGCTGGAAACCTGGATTCCTTCGACCTACGGACAACTGGCCGGGCTGGCGGCGCGTTTTCGCAGCCAGGTCAAAGGGCTGTTCCCGGATGTGCAGCAACGCCGGGCGTTCTGGGAAGAGGTGTTCCAGGGGCCGATCGCTGATCGACAGTTGGCCGGGCAGGGCGCCGAGGCCGAGCGCCTGTTGCGTGAAAAGATTGCAGGCCAGGCGCCGAATGCACCGGGTGAAGTCTATCTGGTGGGCGCTGGCCCTGGTGATCCGGACCTGCTGACCTTCCGTGCCTTGCGTCTGATGCAGCAGGCGGACGTGGTGCTTTACGACCGTCTGGTGGCTCCGGCGATCCTTGAGCTGTGCCGGCGTGACGCCGAGCGGATCTACGTCGGCAAGCGTCGCTCAGAGCACGCGGTGCCCCAGGAGCAGATCAACCAGCAATTGGTCGATCTGGCCCGGCAAGGCAAACGTGTGGTGCGATTGAAGGGCGGTGATCCGTTCATCTTTGGCCGTGGCGGTGAAGAAATCGAAGAACTGGCGGCCCATGGCATCCCGTTCCAGGTGGTTCCGGGCATCACCGCCGCCAGCGGCTGCGCGGCCTACGCCGGGATCCCGCTGACCCATCGCGATTATGCCCAGTCGGTGCGATTCATCACCGGTCATCTGAAGGACGGCACCAGTGACTTGCCGTGGGCGGACTTGGTGTCGCCGGCGCAGACGTTGGTGTTCTACATGGGGTTGGTGGGGCTGCCGATCATCTGCGACGAGTTGATCAAGCACGGTCGCGCGGCGGACACACCGGCGGCGCTGATCCAGCAGGGCACCACCTCCAACCAGCGGGTGTTTACCGGCACCTTGGCAGATTTGCCGAAACTGGTGGCTGAGCATGAGGTTCATGCACCGACCCTGGTGATCGTTGGGGAAGTGGTGCAACTGCGCGAGAAACTGGCGTGGTTTGAAGGGGCTCAGGGGCAGGTCTAG
- a CDS encoding TusE/DsrC/DsvC family sulfur relay protein has protein sequence MNVLNVGQRAIALDKDGYLADLNDWSAEVATALAAAEDIQLSPEHWEVLELLRGFYDEFQLSPATRPLIKYTALKLGTDKGNSLHLNRLFKGTPAKLAAKLAGLPKPTNCL, from the coding sequence ATGAACGTGCTGAACGTGGGCCAACGCGCCATTGCGCTGGACAAGGACGGCTACCTGGCCGATCTCAATGACTGGTCGGCCGAAGTCGCCACAGCCCTGGCGGCCGCCGAAGACATCCAGTTGAGCCCCGAACACTGGGAAGTCCTCGAACTGCTGCGCGGCTTCTACGACGAATTCCAGCTCTCCCCCGCGACCCGGCCGCTGATCAAGTACACGGCGCTGAAACTGGGCACCGACAAGGGCAACAGCCTGCACCTGAACCGATTGTTCAAAGGCACCCCCGCCAAACTCGCCGCCAAGCTGGCGGGCCTGCCCAAACCGACGAACTGCTTATGA
- a CDS encoding DNA translocase FtsK produces MKKSTAAPKTVVPLWRQQLHYRLKEGALIAIGALCLFLMMALLTYGKDDPGWSHNSKIDDVQNFGGPAGSYSADILFMVLGYFAYIFPLLLAIKAYQIFRQRHEPWQWSGWLFSWRLIGLVFLVLSGAALAHIHFHAPTGLPAGAGGALGESLGELAKNALNIQGSTLLFIALFLFGLTVFTDLSWFKVMDVTGKITLDLIELIQGAMNRWWAARTERKQLVAQLREVDDRVHDVVAPTVTDKREQAKVKERLIEREQALSKHMSEREKQVPPVITMAPAKAPEQSKRVQKEKQAPLFVDSAVEGTLPPISILDPAEKKQLNYSPESLAAVGHLLEIKLKEFGVEVSVDSIHPGPVITRYEIQPAAGVKVSRIANLAKDLARSLAVTSVRVVEVIPGKTTVGIEIPNEDRQIVRFSEVLSTPEYDNHKSPVTLALGHDIGGKPVITDLAKMPHLLVAGTTGSGKSVGVNAMILSILFKSGPEDAKLIMIDPKMLELSIYEGIPHLLCPVVTDMKDAANALRWSVAEMERRYKLMAKMGVRNLSGFNAKVKEAEEAGTPLSDPLYHRENIHDEAPLLHKLPTIVVVVDEFADMMMIVGKKVEELIARIAQKARAAGIHLILATQRPSVDVITGLIKANIPTRMAFQVSSKIDSRTIIDQGGAEQLLGHGDMLYMPPGTSLPIRVHGAFVSDDEVHRVVEAWKLRGAPEYNDDILNGVEEAGSGFEGSSGGGDDDAETDALYDEAVQFVLESRRASISAVQRKLKIGYNRAARMIEAMEMAGVVTAMNTNGSREVLAPGPMRD; encoded by the coding sequence TTGAAGAAATCCACCGCAGCACCTAAAACAGTCGTTCCGCTCTGGCGCCAGCAATTGCACTACCGGCTCAAGGAAGGTGCGTTGATCGCCATCGGCGCCTTGTGCCTGTTCCTGATGATGGCCTTGCTGACCTATGGCAAGGACGATCCGGGCTGGAGCCACAACAGCAAGATCGACGATGTGCAGAATTTCGGCGGTCCGGCCGGTTCCTACAGCGCTGACATCCTGTTCATGGTGCTGGGCTATTTCGCCTACATCTTTCCGCTTTTGCTGGCGATCAAGGCCTATCAGATTTTCCGTCAACGCCACGAGCCCTGGCAGTGGAGTGGCTGGCTGTTTTCCTGGCGCCTGATCGGCCTGGTGTTCCTGGTGCTGTCGGGCGCCGCGCTGGCCCATATCCATTTTCACGCACCCACCGGCCTGCCGGCCGGAGCGGGCGGTGCGCTGGGGGAAAGTCTTGGCGAGCTGGCCAAAAACGCCCTGAACATCCAGGGCAGTACGCTGCTGTTCATCGCCCTGTTCCTGTTCGGCCTGACGGTGTTCACCGATTTGTCATGGTTCAAGGTGATGGATGTCACCGGCAAGATCACCCTGGACCTGATCGAGCTGATCCAGGGAGCGATGAATCGCTGGTGGGCGGCGCGCACCGAGCGCAAGCAACTGGTGGCGCAACTGCGCGAGGTGGATGACCGCGTCCACGACGTGGTGGCCCCGACCGTCACGGACAAGCGCGAGCAGGCCAAGGTCAAGGAACGCCTGATCGAACGTGAACAGGCCCTGAGCAAGCACATGTCCGAGCGCGAGAAACAGGTGCCGCCGGTCATCACCATGGCTCCGGCCAAGGCGCCGGAGCAGAGCAAGCGCGTGCAGAAAGAGAAACAGGCGCCGCTGTTCGTCGACAGTGCAGTGGAAGGCACCTTGCCGCCGATCTCGATCCTGGATCCGGCCGAAAAGAAACAGCTCAACTATTCCCCCGAATCCCTGGCGGCCGTCGGTCACCTGCTGGAAATCAAGCTCAAGGAGTTCGGCGTCGAGGTTTCGGTGGATTCGATCCACCCGGGCCCGGTGATTACCCGTTACGAAATCCAGCCGGCCGCCGGCGTGAAGGTCAGCCGTATCGCCAACCTGGCCAAGGACCTGGCACGTTCTCTGGCCGTGACCAGCGTGCGGGTAGTGGAAGTGATTCCCGGCAAGACCACCGTGGGCATCGAGATTCCCAACGAAGACCGGCAGATCGTGCGCTTCTCCGAAGTGCTCTCCACCCCTGAATACGACAACCACAAGTCGCCGGTCACCCTGGCCCTGGGCCATGACATCGGCGGCAAGCCTGTCATCACTGACCTGGCGAAAATGCCGCACCTGCTGGTGGCCGGTACCACCGGTTCCGGTAAGTCGGTGGGTGTGAACGCGATGATCCTGTCGATCCTGTTCAAGTCCGGCCCGGAAGACGCCAAGCTGATCATGATCGACCCGAAAATGCTCGAGCTGTCGATCTATGAAGGCATTCCGCACCTGCTGTGCCCGGTGGTGACCGACATGAAGGACGCCGCCAACGCCCTGCGCTGGAGCGTTGCCGAGATGGAGCGCCGCTACAAGCTGATGGCAAAGATGGGCGTGCGTAACCTGTCGGGCTTCAATGCCAAGGTCAAGGAGGCCGAAGAGGCCGGTACGCCGTTGAGCGACCCGCTGTACCACCGCGAGAACATCCACGACGAAGCGCCGCTGCTGCACAAGCTGCCGACCATCGTGGTGGTGGTGGACGAATTCGCCGACATGATGATGATCGTCGGCAAAAAGGTCGAAGAACTGATCGCCCGGATCGCCCAGAAGGCCCGTGCCGCTGGTATCCACCTGATTCTCGCGACGCAGCGGCCGTCGGTGGACGTGATCACCGGCCTGATCAAGGCCAACATTCCGACCCGCATGGCGTTCCAGGTGTCGAGCAAGATCGACTCGCGGACCATCATCGACCAGGGTGGCGCCGAGCAGTTGCTGGGCCACGGTGACATGCTCTACATGCCGCCGGGCACCAGCCTGCCGATTCGTGTGCACGGTGCGTTCGTGTCCGACGATGAAGTGCACCGGGTCGTTGAAGCCTGGAAACTGCGTGGCGCCCCTGAATACAACGACGACATCCTCAATGGTGTCGAGGAGGCCGGCAGCGGCTTTGAGGGCAGCAGCGGTGGTGGCGATGACGATGCCGAAACCGATGCGCTCTATGACGAAGCGGTGCAGTTTGTCCTGGAAAGCCGCCGGGCCTCGATTTCCGCCGTTCAGCGCAAGCTCAAGATCGGCTACAACCGTGCCGCACGCATGATCGAGGCCATGGAAATGGCCGGGGTCGTGACGGCGATGAACACCAACGGCTCGCGCGAAGTACTGGCGCCGGGCCCGATGCGCGATTAA
- the lolA gene encoding outer membrane lipoprotein chaperone LolA, translated as MRLIRMLLLPVLALTTLSAHADEKDVARLTQLLERSQTLTARFSQLTLDGSGTQLQETAGEMALQRPGLFYWHTDAPAEQLMVSDGKKVSLWDPDLEQVTIKTLDQRLTQTPALLLSGDVSKISQSFDISSKEAGGVIDFTLKPKTRDSLFDSLRLSFRNGLVNDMQLIDSVGQRTNILFTGVKANEPIAASKFKFDIPKGADVIQE; from the coding sequence ATGCGCCTGATTCGCATGTTGCTGTTGCCCGTACTGGCCCTGACCACCTTGTCGGCCCATGCCGATGAAAAGGACGTGGCCCGCCTGACCCAGTTGCTGGAACGTTCCCAGACCCTGACCGCTCGCTTCTCCCAACTGACCCTCGACGGCAGTGGTACCCAGTTGCAGGAAACCGCCGGTGAGATGGCCTTGCAGCGTCCGGGCCTGTTCTATTGGCACACCGATGCACCGGCTGAACAACTGATGGTTTCCGATGGCAAGAAAGTCTCGCTGTGGGACCCGGACCTGGAACAGGTCACCATCAAGACCCTGGATCAGCGCCTGACCCAGACGCCGGCGTTGCTGCTCTCCGGCGATGTTTCCAAGATCAGCCAGAGTTTCGACATAAGCTCCAAAGAGGCCGGTGGCGTGATTGACTTCACCCTCAAGCCCAAGACCCGGGACAGCCTGTTCGACAGCCTGCGCCTGTCCTTTCGCAACGGTCTGGTCAACGACATGCAACTGATCGACAGTGTCGGTCAGCGCACCAATATCCTGTTCACCGGGGTCAAGGCCAACGAGCCGATCGCTGCGTCCAAGTTCAAGTTCGACATCCCCAAGGGTGCGGACGTGATCCAGGAGTAA
- the crcB gene encoding fluoride efflux transporter CrcB, with amino-acid sequence MIPLILAVSAGGVAGTLLRFATGNWVNANWPRHFYTATLAVNIVGCLLIGVLYGLFLIRPEVPIEVRAGLLVGFLGGLTTFSSFSLDTVRLLESGQVPLALGYAAISVFGGLLATWAGLSLTKL; translated from the coding sequence TTGATCCCCTTGATCCTCGCAGTCTCCGCTGGTGGCGTTGCCGGCACGTTGTTGCGCTTTGCGACTGGCAATTGGGTCAACGCAAATTGGCCGCGGCACTTCTATACCGCCACGCTGGCCGTTAATATCGTGGGCTGTCTGCTGATCGGCGTTCTATACGGTCTGTTTTTGATTCGCCCCGAGGTGCCCATCGAGGTGCGCGCGGGGCTGTTGGTCGGCTTTCTTGGCGGCCTGACGACTTTTTCATCCTTTTCACTGGATACGGTGCGCCTGCTGGAAAGCGGGCAGGTGCCGCTGGCCCTGGGCTACGCGGCTATCAGCGTATTCGGCGGGCTGCTCGCCACCTGGGCTGGCCTGTCCCTGACCAAACTTTGA
- the tusC gene encoding sulfurtransferase complex subunit TusC: MAKSLLLISRQAPWSGPGAREALDIVLAGGAFDLPIGLLFLDDGVFQLANGQNAKALQQKDLSANLQALPMFGVEDLYVCADSAAERGVATAALALDELKILSAPQIAELIDRYDQVITL; this comes from the coding sequence ATGGCCAAATCCTTGTTACTCATCAGCCGCCAGGCTCCCTGGTCGGGCCCCGGGGCCCGGGAAGCGCTGGACATCGTGCTGGCCGGCGGCGCGTTCGACCTGCCCATCGGCCTGCTGTTCCTCGACGACGGCGTCTTTCAGCTCGCCAACGGCCAGAACGCCAAGGCGCTCCAGCAAAAGGACCTGAGCGCGAACTTGCAGGCGTTGCCCATGTTTGGCGTCGAGGACCTCTACGTCTGCGCCGACAGTGCCGCCGAACGTGGCGTCGCAACCGCTGCCCTGGCGCTGGACGAGCTGAAAATACTCAGCGCGCCGCAGATCGCCGAGCTCATTGATCGTTATGACCAGGTGATCACCCTCTGA